A genomic stretch from Algoriphagus halophilus includes:
- a CDS encoding TonB-dependent receptor, with protein MKKLVKLILFGGAFGLTTGLTFAQTQSRGEVTDQEFIIRKDRVLTVPVQPRVYEKLPVLPQPKGLADFNYRVNRYPLTLEPLVLETTPIQKPFRAPQLDLFPGFLRVGYGNFASPLLEARYMGTEADIVNFSLNLGHQSFGKGPVQGEESSEAHTNFGGDISYFADVFELFGGIDWNQDRYSFYGVDPVNFENPEFEIPDNVFTSFSVKAGIRDIEKVGPFSYEVQASYRNFNDSYMARESEIGVSGLGKFRPSEDWKGQVGISYYTTNPEDLDYTQTRTYMGIRPEIEYTKGEFRVSAGLNIVSENDSIEDKSSDFRIFPNLKASYQFAEEFGFFGEFSGDVKRNTYFSFVNENPYLGPSEQLLNTIQNYKVEGGIEGQFQEVFHYRAAINVSRYNNLSFFVNNYTNNLMTTDSSRFSLVYDDKSTVFNINGELGFKFSDVYSLGSRLDLYQYDLSTQAEAWHRPTWELRVNNQVTPLEGLLVQANLNFMGGLKARGHDLSDIVGEFGPYEVVKLKTIADLQLKADYQITNRFAVFAEGNNILNGKNTRWLNYPVRGIQLIGGVSMKF; from the coding sequence ATGAAAAAGCTAGTAAAATTAATTCTATTTGGCGGAGCATTTGGTTTAACAACAGGTTTGACTTTTGCCCAGACCCAATCAAGAGGAGAAGTAACTGATCAAGAGTTTATCATTCGTAAGGACCGCGTACTGACTGTTCCTGTCCAGCCGAGAGTTTATGAAAAATTGCCTGTCTTACCTCAACCAAAAGGCTTGGCAGATTTTAACTATAGAGTAAACAGGTATCCACTGACTCTGGAACCTTTGGTTTTGGAAACCACACCTATCCAAAAGCCTTTTAGAGCACCACAACTTGATTTATTCCCTGGGTTTTTGAGAGTAGGGTATGGAAATTTCGCCTCTCCTTTATTGGAGGCTAGATACATGGGGACAGAAGCCGATATAGTTAACTTCTCTTTGAATCTAGGACATCAAAGTTTTGGAAAGGGTCCTGTGCAAGGGGAAGAATCCAGTGAAGCACATACCAATTTTGGAGGAGATATCAGTTATTTCGCAGATGTGTTTGAATTGTTTGGTGGGATAGATTGGAATCAGGATCGCTATTCATTTTATGGGGTAGATCCTGTGAATTTTGAAAATCCTGAATTTGAAATCCCTGACAATGTTTTTACTTCCTTTTCAGTCAAAGCTGGAATCAGAGATATTGAAAAAGTAGGGCCATTTTCCTATGAAGTGCAGGCAAGCTATAGAAACTTTAATGACAGCTACATGGCTCGTGAAAGTGAAATAGGAGTGTCAGGCTTAGGGAAGTTTAGACCAAGCGAGGATTGGAAAGGTCAGGTGGGAATTTCTTACTACACCACCAATCCGGAAGATCTAGATTATACTCAAACGAGAACTTATATGGGGATTCGGCCTGAGATAGAATATACTAAAGGGGAATTTAGAGTATCTGCCGGTTTAAATATCGTTTCTGAAAATGATTCCATTGAGGATAAATCCAGTGATTTCAGAATTTTCCCAAACCTGAAAGCTTCCTATCAGTTTGCTGAAGAATTTGGATTCTTCGGAGAATTTTCCGGAGATGTAAAACGAAACACCTATTTCAGTTTTGTGAATGAAAACCCTTATCTGGGGCCTAGCGAGCAACTGTTGAATACTATTCAAAACTACAAGGTAGAAGGAGGAATAGAAGGTCAATTTCAGGAGGTATTTCATTATAGAGCGGCAATCAATGTCAGTCGATACAATAACCTGAGCTTTTTCGTGAATAATTATACCAATAATTTGATGACCACCGATTCTTCAAGGTTCAGTTTGGTATATGATGATAAGAGCACCGTTTTCAATATTAATGGAGAGCTAGGGTTTAAATTCTCAGATGTCTATTCTTTGGGTTCAAGATTAGACCTGTATCAATATGATTTGAGTACGCAAGCTGAAGCCTGGCATAGACCTACTTGGGAATTACGCGTGAATAACCAAGTGACCCCTTTAGAGGGACTTTTGGTGCAGGCGAATTTGAATTTTATGGGTGGGTTAAAAGCGAGAGGACATGACTTGAGTGACATTGTGGGAGAATTTGGACCCTATGAGGTGGTGAAGTTGAAAACAATTGCCGATTTACAGTTGAAGGCTGATTACCAAATCACGAATAGATTTGCTGTTTTTGCGGAAGGAAATAATATATTGAATGGGAAAAACACCCGCTGGTTAAATTATCCTGTAAGAGGGATTCAATTAATTGGTGGAGTTTCTATGAAATTCTAA
- a CDS encoding energy transducer TonB yields the protein MEYWDADKEESQSKKRAWIITIVFNALLLVAFYFIVVWKQPVPPLPSFGLELNLGFTPTGSGERDSPNAPSEIPTPVKEAAAPGEIAEKAVTKPATPTPSPKTEVAKPKAQTQPAVNKAVTTKPSPIKGEEKATEPSKKPEPAKTEPAKTVTTPAKAEAEETTQKAPEKPKVDQRAIFGAGGTSGKGTTPASGGAQGSSNEKGDEGDPKGTVDGRAIMGTGSGKGTNPGNGVSLDLAGWEFGNRPNINDRVSTRNGRIVFKITVDDAGRVVQAVPLEYNVSNEVLAYYRQVVNQISFKKQGGAAADFSTGKITFIIKVD from the coding sequence ATGGAATACTGGGACGCAGATAAAGAAGAATCTCAAAGCAAGAAAAGGGCATGGATTATAACCATTGTCTTTAATGCCTTGCTGTTGGTTGCATTCTACTTTATTGTGGTCTGGAAACAACCGGTTCCACCACTTCCTAGTTTTGGTTTGGAATTGAATTTAGGATTTACCCCAACGGGATCCGGGGAACGTGACAGTCCAAATGCACCTTCCGAAATACCTACTCCTGTCAAAGAAGCTGCTGCTCCGGGAGAAATTGCCGAGAAGGCAGTTACCAAACCTGCTACACCCACCCCAAGCCCTAAAACAGAGGTTGCTAAACCAAAAGCACAAACTCAACCAGCGGTTAATAAAGCGGTGACCACTAAACCTTCACCTATTAAAGGGGAAGAGAAAGCAACAGAACCTTCGAAGAAACCAGAACCCGCTAAAACGGAACCTGCAAAAACAGTGACTACACCGGCTAAGGCTGAAGCAGAGGAAACCACTCAGAAGGCTCCTGAAAAACCAAAAGTAGATCAACGAGCTATTTTTGGAGCTGGAGGAACTTCAGGAAAGGGCACCACGCCTGCATCTGGGGGAGCGCAAGGTTCCTCCAATGAAAAAGGTGATGAAGGGGACCCCAAAGGGACTGTGGATGGTAGAGCCATCATGGGAACCGGTAGTGGGAAAGGGACCAATCCAGGAAATGGAGTAAGCTTAGACCTTGCAGGATGGGAGTTTGGAAATAGACCGAATATCAATGACCGTGTTTCCACTAGAAACGGTCGAATTGTATTTAAAATTACTGTGGATGATGCAGGACGTGTAGTCCAGGCAGTTCCATTGGAATACAATGTGTCTAATGAAGTGCTTGCTTATTACAGACAAGTTGTAAACCAGATTTCATTTAAAAAACAAGGTGGAGCAGCAGCTGACTTCTCCACAGGAAAAATCACCTTCATTATCAAAGTGGACTGA
- a CDS encoding MotA/TolQ/ExbB proton channel family protein — protein sequence MILLQTLSVADSLAAADSLAEGATKESIGLLDLLIKGGYMMVPLYLLFILAIFIFFERLITLKKASKTPTSLMDQIRVLVQGGKIEKAKMLCASEHTPVANMIAKGIERIGSPLKNIEVSIENVGKIEIYKLEKNLNLLATVSGAAPMIGFLGTVAGMIQAFIAIAQEEGMVSPKLLSEGIYEAMITTAAGLVVGIIAYLGYNYLVSQVSKLVHSMEYTTVEFIDLLQDK from the coding sequence ATGATTCTACTTCAAACCCTTTCTGTTGCCGATTCACTGGCAGCAGCGGACAGCCTTGCGGAAGGTGCTACAAAAGAAAGTATCGGTTTATTAGATCTTTTGATCAAAGGTGGCTACATGATGGTCCCCCTGTACCTGTTATTTATTTTGGCAATCTTCATATTCTTTGAACGATTGATTACCCTGAAAAAAGCTTCTAAAACTCCCACCTCCTTAATGGATCAGATTAGGGTGTTAGTGCAAGGAGGTAAAATAGAGAAGGCAAAAATGCTTTGTGCCAGTGAACATACACCGGTAGCAAACATGATAGCCAAAGGGATAGAGCGCATTGGAAGCCCTTTGAAAAACATTGAGGTTTCTATTGAGAATGTGGGAAAAATTGAGATTTATAAATTAGAGAAGAACCTCAATCTTTTAGCAACCGTTTCTGGTGCTGCCCCTATGATTGGTTTCTTAGGTACGGTAGCTGGGATGATCCAGGCTTTTATAGCAATCGCTCAAGAAGAAGGCATGGTTTCCCCTAAATTGTTGTCAGAGGGGATTTATGAGGCCATGATTACTACCGCAGCTGGATTGGTGGTAGGTATTATCGCTTATTTAGGGTACAACTACCTGGTTTCCCAGGTGTCCAAGTTGGTTCATAGTATGGAATATACTACCGTGGAGTTCATCGATTTACTACAAGATAAGTAA
- a CDS encoding ExbD/TolR family protein, whose protein sequence is MGLQSKNKVDPAFSMSSMTDIIFLLLIFFMLTSSFITPSGLPVNLPSSETSDIVMQEVSVTITKDFKYSVNDKIVPRENIKAELTTLLKDKKGQVVLHIDKEVPVEYLVEIGGIAAGLEANVSIATKPY, encoded by the coding sequence ATGGGATTACAGTCTAAAAATAAAGTTGATCCGGCATTCAGCATGTCTTCTATGACAGATATTATATTTCTGTTATTGATCTTCTTTATGCTTACATCCTCTTTTATTACTCCTTCTGGTTTACCGGTTAATTTGCCTTCTAGCGAAACTTCAGACATCGTGATGCAGGAAGTTTCCGTTACTATAACCAAGGATTTCAAATACTCGGTTAATGATAAAATCGTTCCGAGAGAAAATATAAAAGCAGAATTAACGACCTTACTGAAGGATAAAAAAGGACAGGTTGTGTTGCATATAGATAAAGAAGTACCTGTTGAATATTTAGTTGAAATTGGAGGCATTGCAGCCGGACTGGAAGCGAATGTCTCTATCGCTACTAAACCCTATTAA